In a genomic window of Gossypium arboreum isolate Shixiya-1 chromosome 9, ASM2569848v2, whole genome shotgun sequence:
- the LOC108454591 gene encoding pentatricopeptide repeat-containing protein At2g37310: MRTANSLLSKLQWPPTKLHESLRTLNPSNSNFNYGAYGHLIQHFTNHHLPRQAKQLHARIVLSSVTPDNFLASKLISFYSKTNGLLQAHHLFDQIPQKNTFSFNALLIAYCQHNKFADTLRLFSSFRDVIRLDNFTITCLLKALAGSFCEEGVAKEVHCFVLRGGYNEDIFVCNGLITYYSKCMEFGLARKVFDKMGERDIVSWNSMISGYSQGGFYDECKALYREMVDTSEFKPNAVTLLSVLQACGQSNDLLLGMEIHRFIIENSIETDILICNALIALYAKCGSLDYANELFEGMSDQDEVTYGSLIYGCMFHGFIDKAMELFRQLKHPGLSTWNSVISGLFQNKQYDGVLDLVWEMQACGLRPNAVTLSSILPTFSYFSNLKGGKEIHAYAVRNNYESNIYVATALIDTYAKVGFLRGAQRVFDQSKCRSLIIWTAIIAAYASHGDVDAALGYFHEMLYNGIQPDPVTFTALLSACAHSGVVDEAQRIFDAMLVDYGIPPSVEHYACMVGVLSRAGRLSEATEFISKMPIEPSAKVWGALLHGASVCGDVELGRLICDHLFEIEPENTGNYIIMANLYSQAGRWKEADMIREKMMNVGLKKISGTSWIETSVGLQNFIAKDRSSERIEEIYSLLEGLLGLMKEEGYTLHDKFDEESVYDH; this comes from the coding sequence ATGAGGACCGCAAATTCATTGTTAAGCAAACTTCAGTGGCCGCCGACCAAACTCCATGAATCACTCCGAACTTTAAACCCATCCAATTCCAATTTCAATTATGGTGCGTACGGTCACCTTATCCAACACTTCACCAACCATCACCTCCCTCGCCAAGCCAAGCAACTCCATGCGCGCATCGTTCTGTCTTCAGTCACTCCCGATAACTTCCTTGCTTCGAAACTAATTTCTTTTTACTCAAAAACCAATGGCCTTCTCCAAGCTCACCATTTGTTCGACCAAATTCCCCAAAAAAATACCTTCTCTTTTAACGCCTTGCTCATCGCCTATTGCCAACATAACAAGTTTGCTGACACTTTGAGGTTGTTTTCAAGTTTCCGCGACGTTATTAGGCTGGATAATTTTACCATTACGTGCTTATTAAAGGCGCTAGCAGGTTCATTTTGTGAGGAAGGGGTGGCTAAGGAGGTCCATTGCTTTGTTTTGCGAGGTGGGTACAATGAGGATATTTTTGTTTGTAATGGGTTGATCACCTACTATTCAAAATGCATGGAATTCGGCTTGGCGAGAAAAGTGTTTGATAAAATGGGTGAAAGAGATATTGTGTCATGGAATTCGATGATTTCAGGGTATTCACAAGGAGGGTTTTACGATGAATGCAAGGCTTTGTATAGAGAAATGGTGGATACTTCAGAATTTAAGCCTAATGCGGTAACTCTACTTAGTGTTTTGCAAGCGTGTGGACAATCCAATGATCTTCTTCTTGGAATGGAAATTCATCGGTTTATCATTGAGAATTCTATCGAGACGGACATTTTGATTTGTAATGCTTTGATTGCATTATACGCAAAATGTGGGAGTTTGGATTATGCTAATGAGTTGTTTGAGGGTATGAGTGATCAAGATGAAGTTACTTATGGCTCACTTATTTATGGTTGTATGTTTCATGGGTTCATTGACAAAGCTATGGAGCTTTTCCGCCAATTGAAACACCCAGGTTTGAGTACATGGAATTCTGTGATTTCAGGATTGTTTCAGAACAAACAGTATGATGGGGTTTTGGATTTAGTTTGGGAAATGCAGGCATGTGGTCTTAGACCCAATGCTGTGACACTATCAAGCATTCTTCCCACTTTCTCATATTTTTCGAACCTGAAAGGAGGGAAAGAGATACATGCTTATGCTGTTAGAAACAATTATGAGAGCAACATCTATGTTGCGACTGCCCTTATTGATACTTATGCGAAGGTGGGGTTTCTACGTGGGGCACAACGGGTTTTTGATCAATCAAAATGTAGGAGCTTGATTATTTGGACAGCAATAATTGCAGCATATGCTTCCCATGGAGATGTTGATGCAGCTCTAGGTTATTTTCATGAGATGCTTTATAATGGAATTCAGCCAGATCCTGTCACATTCACTGCATTGCTCTCTGCTTGTGCTCATTCAGGAGTGGTAGATGAAGCTCAGAGGATCTTTGATGCCATGCTCGTAGACTATGGCATTCCACCCTCAGTTGAGCATTATGCCTGTATGGTAGGGGTCCTAAGCCGAGCAGGGAGACTCTCAGAAGCCACAGAGtttatttctaaaatgccaaTTGAACCAAGTGCTAAGGTTTGGGGTGCATTGCTACATGGGGCTTCAGTTTGTGGTGATGTTGAACTTGGGAGGTTGATTTGTGATCATTTGTTTGAGATAGAGCCTGAGAACACTGGAAATTACATCATCATGGCAAACCTATATTCACAAGCTGGTAGATGGAAAGAAGCTGATATGATCCGGGAAAAAATGATGAACGTTGGGTTAAAGAAGATCTCAGGCACTAGTTGGATTGAAACTAGTGTAGGCTTACAAAACTTTATTGCGAAGGACAGATCAAGTGAAAGAATTGAAGAAATATACAGTCTGCTAGAAGGGTTGCTTGGTTTGATGAAGGAAGAAGGGTATACTTTGCATGATAAATTTGATGAGGAGAGTGTTTATGATCATTGA
- the LOC108454796 gene encoding probable protein phosphatase 2C 38 isoform X1 codes for MVKSCWNPSAEGDSGGRVDGLLWCKDLGQHMYGEFSMAVIQANSMLEDQSQIESGPLSSTTSGPYGTFIGVYDGHGGTEASRYVNDNLFSNLKSFASEHQEISADVLRKAFSTTEENFLSLVRKEWHVKPHVASVGSCCLIGIICNGLLYIANAGDSRVVLGRSGRGTKQAKAMQLSVEHNASIETVREELRSLHPNDPHIVVMKHRVWRVKGLIQISRCIGDAYLKKAEFNKEPLLPKFRLPEPFQKPILSAEPSVLVHKLQPDDQFLIFASDGLWEHISNQEAVKIVQTSPRNGIARRLIKAALKEAAKKREMRYSDLRKIDRGVRRHFHDDITVVVVFIDPNLINGGSSSYFPLSIKGGRLAAGAGVP; via the exons ATGGTTAAATCCTGTTGGAATCCATCGGCTGAGGGTGATTCTGGTGGGCGTGTTGATGGTTTGTTGTGGTGTAAAGATCTGGGGCAACATATGTATGGCGAATTTTCCATGGCCGTGATTCAAGCTAATAGTATGTTGGAGGATCAAAGCCAAATCGAATCAGGGCCGTTGAGTTCGACTACTTCCGGTCCTTACGGGACTTTCATCGGTGTTTATGATGGACATGGTGGAACTGAAGCTTCCCGCTACGTCAATGACAACCTTTTCAGCAATCTTAAGT CATTTGCATCTGAGCATCAAGAAATATCAGCAGATGTTCTGAGAAAAGCTTTCTCAACAACAGAAGAGAACTTTCTTTCGCTTGTGAGGAAAGAATGGCATGTAAAGCCACATGTGGCGTCTGTGGGATCTTGTTGTTTGATAGGGATTATCTGCAATGGACTGCTATATATTGCTAATGCAGGTGATTCCAGAGTGGTGTTAGGCAGATCAGGAAGAGGAACAAAGCAAGCTAAAGCAATGCAATTATCCGTAGAGCATAATGCAAGTATAGAGACTGTAAGAGAAGAGCTTCGGTCATTGCATCCCAATGATCCACATATCGTTGTGATGAAACACAGAGTTTGGCGTGTCAAGGGCTTGATACAG ATTTCAAGGTGCATTGGTGATGCGTATCTAAAGAAGGCAGAGTTCAACAAAGAGCCTCTTTTACCTAAATTTAGACTGCCTGAACCCTTCCAAAAGCCGATCCTTAGTGCTGAGCCATCAGTGTTGGTACACAAACTACAACCAGATGATCAGTTTCTCATATTTGCTTCTGATGGTCTGTGGGAGCACATTAGCAACCAGGAGGCTGTAAAGATTGTTCAGACTAGTCCGCGAAAT GGAATTGCGAGGAGACTTATCAAAGCTGCACTCAAGGAAGCAGCAAAAAAGAGAGAAATGAGGTACTCAGACCTGAGAAAGATTGATAGAGGGGTGAGGAGGCATTTTCATGATGATATCACAgtcgtggttgtgtttatagatccCAACTTGATCAATGGGGGCTCCTCCTCCTACTTTCCATTATCGATAAAAGGTGGACGACTAGCTGCTGGTGCCGGTGTCCCATAG
- the LOC108454230 gene encoding protein MODIFIER OF SNC1 11, with amino-acid sequence MASTTTTAYSSAEENPKKTLDAASPSMDKSDPPSASTLSDAEVSVKEGEGLKTTGNAVGLAAGERSCPADDTQKKIRRAERFGLPIQLSEQEKRNSRAERFGTAPSSKGSEESKQLEELKRKARAERFGIAASTTATDEDAKKKARLARFAPYSKPDSVEEEKRKLRAIRFSNPSSSTTLS; translated from the exons ATGGCATCCACCACCACCACCGCCTATTCGTCGGCAGAAGAAAACCCTAAGAAGACCCTGGACGCTGCCTCACCTTCTATGGATAAGTCAGATCCTCCTAGCGCTTCAACACTTTCCGATGCTGAAGTTTCTGTAAAGGAGGGCGAGGGTTTGAAGACCACTGGGAATGCTGTGGGCTTGGCCGCTGGGGAAAGAAGCTGTCCCGCCGACGATACCCAGAAGAAGATTCGACGAGCTGAGCGATTCGGCCTGCCCATCCAGTTATCTGAGCAAGAAAAGCGTAATTCTAGGGCCGAAAG GTTTGGCACTGCACCCAGCTCAAAGGGATCGGAAGAATCTAAGCAATTGGAGGAGCTGAAGAGGAAGGCTAGAGCAGAGAG GTTTGGAATTGCTGCATCCACTACAGCTACTGATGAGGATGCAAAGAAGAAAGCTCGTCTTGCTAGATTTGCACCATATTCCAAACCTGATTCagttgaagaagaaaaaagaaaattacgGGCTATCAG GTTTTCGAATCCTTCTTCTTCTACTACTTTATCTTAG
- the LOC108456008 gene encoding uncharacterized protein LOC108456008, translating into MSPSLLPWISNTFSCPRIFCFEKMERDEGLRTLVCLRGRLLAERQASKTAKEDAELMGNKVIELEKKLKEETKLMNKAEKRLKLLRKKLESLKLVPSLEESEHSAAVSCVSSTSSSGTKNPERTASKSQNAVPGILKNMEENASDTTTSIPSFKISFSRENSFSSRENSSFKSSSVHEDPKVDDTRTSSSSLKASTMEIDMNGRNEKYEDDDYVDNSLALVPLILPETKVASQIKVVSRSIGEVLDTLRQAKGRIQSSMERRQMNKGRAILNSCKVNSNYYGI; encoded by the exons ATGAGTCCAAGCCTTCTACCTTGGATTTCCAACACTTTTAGCTGCCCGAGGATCTTCTGTTT TGAAAAGATGGAAAGAGATGAAGGATTGAGGACTTTAGTGTGCTTGAGAGGAAGGCTTCTTGCAGAGAGACAAGCTTCAAAGACTGCAAAAGAAGATGCTGAACTTATGGGAAATAAG GTAATAGAACTTGAGAAAAAACTCAAAGAAGAGACCAAACTAATGAACAAAGCTGAGAAGAGGCTCAAACTGTTGAGGAAGAAGCTTGAGTCCCTCAAGTTAGTGCCTAGTTTGGAAGAATCAGAGCACTCTGCAGCAGTTTCTTGTGTTTCATCCACAAGCAGTTCAGGTACCAAAAACCCGGAAAGAACAGCTTCCAAGTCTCAAAATGCAGTTCcaggaattttaaaaaatatggagGAAAATGCATCAGACACCACTACATCTATACCAAGCTTTAAAATTTCTTTCAGCAGAGAAAATTCTTTTTCTTCACGTGAAAACTCCAGTTTTAAATCAAGCTCAGTCCATGAAGATCCAAAGGTTGATGACACAAGGACGAG CTCTTCAAGCCTGAAAGCTTCAACAATGGAGATTGATATGAATGGAAGAAATGAGAAGTATGAGGATGATGATTATGTTGATAACTCATTGGCACTGGTTCCTCTAATCCTACCAGAAACAAAGGTGGCCTCTCAGATAAAGGTAGTGAGCAGAAGTATAGGTGAAGTTCTTGATACACTAAGGCAAGCCAAGGGAAGAATTCAGAGCTCAATGGAAAGAAGACAAATGAATAAGGGTAGGGCCATCTTGAATTCATGCAAAGTAAACAGTAATTATTATGGCATTTAG
- the LOC108454796 gene encoding probable protein phosphatase 2C 38 isoform X2, with protein MVKSCWNPSAEGDSGGRVDGLLWCKDLGQHMYGEFSMAVIQANSMLEDQSQIESGPLSSTTSGPYGTFIGVYDGHGGTEASRYVNDNLFSNLKCDSRVVLGRSGRGTKQAKAMQLSVEHNASIETVREELRSLHPNDPHIVVMKHRVWRVKGLIQISRCIGDAYLKKAEFNKEPLLPKFRLPEPFQKPILSAEPSVLVHKLQPDDQFLIFASDGLWEHISNQEAVKIVQTSPRNGIARRLIKAALKEAAKKREMRYSDLRKIDRGVRRHFHDDITVVVVFIDPNLINGGSSSYFPLSIKGGRLAAGAGVP; from the exons ATGGTTAAATCCTGTTGGAATCCATCGGCTGAGGGTGATTCTGGTGGGCGTGTTGATGGTTTGTTGTGGTGTAAAGATCTGGGGCAACATATGTATGGCGAATTTTCCATGGCCGTGATTCAAGCTAATAGTATGTTGGAGGATCAAAGCCAAATCGAATCAGGGCCGTTGAGTTCGACTACTTCCGGTCCTTACGGGACTTTCATCGGTGTTTATGATGGACATGGTGGAACTGAAGCTTCCCGCTACGTCAATGACAACCTTTTCAGCAATCTTAAGT GTGATTCCAGAGTGGTGTTAGGCAGATCAGGAAGAGGAACAAAGCAAGCTAAAGCAATGCAATTATCCGTAGAGCATAATGCAAGTATAGAGACTGTAAGAGAAGAGCTTCGGTCATTGCATCCCAATGATCCACATATCGTTGTGATGAAACACAGAGTTTGGCGTGTCAAGGGCTTGATACAG ATTTCAAGGTGCATTGGTGATGCGTATCTAAAGAAGGCAGAGTTCAACAAAGAGCCTCTTTTACCTAAATTTAGACTGCCTGAACCCTTCCAAAAGCCGATCCTTAGTGCTGAGCCATCAGTGTTGGTACACAAACTACAACCAGATGATCAGTTTCTCATATTTGCTTCTGATGGTCTGTGGGAGCACATTAGCAACCAGGAGGCTGTAAAGATTGTTCAGACTAGTCCGCGAAAT GGAATTGCGAGGAGACTTATCAAAGCTGCACTCAAGGAAGCAGCAAAAAAGAGAGAAATGAGGTACTCAGACCTGAGAAAGATTGATAGAGGGGTGAGGAGGCATTTTCATGATGATATCACAgtcgtggttgtgtttatagatccCAACTTGATCAATGGGGGCTCCTCCTCCTACTTTCCATTATCGATAAAAGGTGGACGACTAGCTGCTGGTGCCGGTGTCCCATAG
- the LOC108455731 gene encoding glutathione S-transferase L3-like: MATPSVEYLPPPLDATAEQPAIFDGTIRLYLAYSCPYAQRVWIARNCKGLQDKIKLVPLNLQNRPAWYKEKVYPENKVPSLEHNGKVIGESLDLIKYVDSNFEGPSLLPDDADKKEYFETLLSHMDEFLGMVYATFKGDSTKDADAAFDLLETALAKYDGSFLLGNEFTLADIAFIPFVERFQIYLSEVFNYDLTAGRPKVAAWIEAADKIDAYKQTKKTDPKELVEIYKRIFSPQK, translated from the exons ATGGCTACTCC AAGTGTAGAGTATTTGCCTCCTCCATTGGATGCTACTGCAGAGCAACCCGCTATCTTTGATGGAACAATCAG GTTGTATCTGGCTTATTCTTGCCCTTACGCACAGCGCGTGTGGATCGCCAGGAATTGTAAG GGTTTGCAAGACAAGATTAAGTTGGTTCCTTTGAACCTTCAAAATAGACCTGCTTGGTACAAGGAAAAAGTTTACCCTGAAAACAAG GTGCCGTCCTTGGAACATAATGGCAAAGTCATTGGGGAGAGTCTTGATTTGATTAAATATGTTGATAGCAACTTCGAAGGGCCGTCTCTTCTACCTGAT GATGCTGACAAAAAGGAGTACTTTGAGACGTTGTTATCACACATGGACGAATTTCTAGGGATGGTGTATGCTACATTTAAAGGAGACTCAACAAAGGATGCTG ATGCTGCTTTTGATCTCTTGGAAACTGCTCTTGCAAAATATGATGGTTCATTCCTCCTAGGCAACGAGTTTACTCTG GCGGACATTGCCTTCATTCCTTTTGTCGAAAGGTTCCAGATCTACTTATCAGAGGTGTTTAATTATGACCTCACAGCAGGCAGGCCTAAAGTGGCCGCATGGATTGAG GCGGCGGACAAGATCGATGCCTATAAGCAGACAAAGAAAACTGATCCAAAAGAATTAGTGGAAATTTATAAGAGGATATTCTCA CCCCAGAAGTGA